One genomic window of Gallaecimonas sp. GXIMD4217 includes the following:
- a CDS encoding M50 family metallopeptidase — protein sequence MTSPRLQLAAALLAAAILSFVPVLNLPFVWLATFFHELSHGLAALATGGQVVRIELSLNGSGVCYTRGGNAFLIALSGYLGASLFGVALWWLSGHPSRQSLLRWGLLLLVAASLVLWGRDMLTLAMLLVLLAGLWWLGKGGNRLRWLWLLMAAAVLLNALQSPLYLGQGQLGDAGTLSQLTGLPPMLFVFLWLIAGLLSIGWCFKRGKA from the coding sequence TTGACATCACCAAGACTGCAACTGGCCGCGGCGCTGCTGGCGGCCGCCATCCTCTCCTTCGTTCCCGTTCTCAACCTGCCCTTCGTGTGGCTGGCGACCTTCTTCCATGAGCTGTCCCACGGCCTGGCGGCCCTGGCCACGGGTGGCCAGGTGGTGCGCATCGAGCTGAGCCTGAACGGCTCCGGGGTCTGCTACACCCGCGGCGGCAACGCCTTTCTCATCGCCCTGTCCGGCTACCTGGGCGCCAGCCTGTTCGGGGTGGCGCTGTGGTGGCTGAGTGGGCATCCGAGCCGCCAGTCGCTGCTGCGCTGGGGCCTGCTGCTGCTGGTGGCGGCCAGCCTGGTGCTGTGGGGGCGGGACATGCTCACCCTGGCCATGCTGCTGGTGCTGCTGGCGGGCCTTTGGTGGCTGGGCAAGGGTGGCAACCGGCTGCGCTGGCTGTGGCTGCTGATGGCGGCGGCGGTGCTGCTCAACGCCTTGCAGAGCCCCCTCTACCTTGGCCAGGGTCAGTTGGGGGATGCCGGCACCCTGTCGCAGCTGACCGGCTTGCCACCGATGCTGTTTGTGTTTTTGTGGCTGATCGCCGGTCTACTGTCTATAGGCTGGTGTTTCAAGAGAGGGAAAGCATGA
- a CDS encoding Slp family lipoprotein, which yields MKALLTAVALLLLAGCSTIPDELAVPEGQSLAAYSAARQGAEQGKLVRWGGIIAQVDNLKNRTRLEVVYYPLSSSAKPKQDEASPGRFLAYLDGFVDPVVLGQGRRITVVGSLGRQESGRVGEFEYRYPTVQVQRYKLWKEDPDYDVYYVDPWPYWRYPGWHYPYYHRRHFAHDPFFAPNPKFRHKHKPKEEKKQ from the coding sequence ATGAAAGCCTTACTGACCGCCGTGGCCCTGCTGCTGTTGGCCGGCTGCAGCACCATTCCGGATGAGCTGGCGGTGCCCGAGGGGCAAAGCCTGGCCGCTTACAGCGCCGCCCGCCAGGGGGCCGAACAGGGCAAGCTGGTGCGCTGGGGCGGCATCATAGCCCAGGTGGACAACCTCAAGAACCGCACCCGCCTGGAAGTGGTCTACTACCCGCTGTCGTCGTCCGCCAAGCCCAAGCAGGACGAGGCCAGCCCGGGCCGTTTCCTGGCCTACCTGGACGGTTTCGTGGATCCCGTGGTGCTGGGCCAGGGCCGGCGCATCACGGTCGTGGGCAGCCTTGGCCGGCAGGAGAGCGGCCGGGTCGGCGAGTTCGAATACCGATACCCGACGGTGCAGGTGCAGCGCTACAAGCTGTGGAAAGAGGATCCGGACTATGACGTCTACTATGTGGATCCCTGGCCCTACTGGCGCTACCCGGGCTGGCACTACCCCTATTACCATCGCCGGCATTTCGCCCATGACCCCTTCTTTGCCCCCAATCCCAAGTTCAGGCATAAGCACAAACCCAAGGAAGAGAAAAAACAATGA
- a CDS encoding methyltransferase: protein MMLRNLMGGALAAAILSLPAQAGTLADAVANKQRTAEFVQRDQYRHPAETLAFMGIQPDMRVVELWPGKGWYTEILGPYLRDHGQLIVGNFNTELGESPSGLERYFAKAGLALRARLASEKAWLGDIQEVTFQPPEHLVLAKPGSVDRVLTFRNIHNWHKHGTLDGVLASVFEALRPGGIFGVVEHRAKAGTSAEQMARSGYMTEDFVIAAAEKAGFRLAGRAEINANPRDDTDHPNGVWTLPPTLNAPEADQDQYQAIGESDRMTLKFVKP from the coding sequence ATGATGTTACGCAACCTCATGGGCGGTGCCCTGGCGGCCGCCATATTGTCGCTGCCGGCCCAGGCCGGCACCCTGGCCGACGCGGTCGCCAACAAGCAGCGCACGGCCGAGTTCGTGCAGCGCGACCAGTACCGCCACCCCGCCGAGACCCTGGCCTTCATGGGGATCCAACCCGACATGAGGGTGGTGGAGCTATGGCCCGGCAAGGGCTGGTATACGGAGATCCTCGGCCCCTATCTCAGGGACCATGGCCAGCTTATCGTCGGCAACTTCAATACCGAGCTGGGTGAGAGCCCCAGCGGCCTGGAGCGGTATTTTGCCAAGGCGGGCCTGGCCCTGCGGGCGCGCCTGGCCAGTGAAAAGGCCTGGCTGGGCGACATCCAGGAAGTGACCTTCCAGCCCCCCGAGCACCTGGTGCTGGCCAAGCCCGGCAGCGTCGATAGGGTGCTGACCTTTCGCAATATCCACAACTGGCACAAGCACGGCACCCTGGACGGGGTGTTGGCATCGGTATTCGAGGCCCTCAGGCCCGGCGGCATCTTCGGCGTGGTCGAACACAGGGCCAAGGCCGGCACCTCGGCCGAGCAGATGGCCAGGAGCGGCTACATGACCGAGGACTTCGTCATCGCCGCGGCCGAAAAGGCGGGCTTCAGGCTGGCCGGGCGCGCCGAGATCAACGCCAACCCCAGGGATGACACCGACCATCCCAACGGCGTCTGGACTCTGCCGCCGACCCTGAACGCCCCCGAGGCCGATCAGGATCAGTACCAGGCCATTGGCGAGAGCGATCGCATGACCTTGAAATTCGTCAAGCCATGA
- a CDS encoding alpha/beta fold hydrolase produces the protein MTEVELDLGHLKLAGLSWGREGPLVVLLHGWLDNAASFAALAPFLDRGRFLALDWPGHGRSQHRANTGAYHFVDYVHDLDCVLDHLGEPVHLVGHSLGALAAAAYAGTFAEKPLSLTLIEAMVPISAPAEEAPAILRKAIESRRATRDRARRPYPALDTMVRARAQAGGFGFELARPLVERAARAVPGGFEWRSDRRLRTFSPLRLTREQALALVAGIRCPTQAILGEGGYLAQHPQRVAEDCAALGEHELHWLPGGHHLHLEHPEPVAKLIYKMIT, from the coding sequence ATGACCGAAGTCGAGCTGGATCTTGGCCACCTGAAGCTGGCGGGGCTGTCCTGGGGCAGGGAGGGGCCGCTGGTGGTGCTGCTGCACGGCTGGCTGGACAATGCCGCCAGCTTCGCCGCCCTGGCGCCTTTTTTGGACAGGGGCCGCTTCCTGGCCCTGGACTGGCCAGGCCATGGCCGCTCCCAGCACAGGGCCAACACCGGCGCCTACCATTTCGTGGACTATGTGCACGATCTCGACTGCGTGCTGGACCACCTGGGCGAGCCGGTGCACCTGGTGGGCCACTCCCTGGGGGCCCTGGCGGCGGCCGCCTATGCCGGCACCTTCGCCGAAAAGCCGCTGAGCCTGACGTTGATCGAGGCCATGGTGCCGATCTCGGCCCCGGCCGAGGAGGCACCGGCCATACTCAGGAAGGCCATCGAGTCCAGGCGCGCCACCCGCGACAGGGCCAGGCGCCCCTACCCGGCGCTGGACACCATGGTCAGGGCCAGGGCCCAGGCCGGCGGTTTCGGCTTTGAACTGGCCAGGCCCCTGGTGGAGCGGGCCGCCAGGGCCGTGCCCGGCGGCTTCGAGTGGCGTTCGGACCGGCGCCTGCGCACCTTTTCGCCGCTGCGCCTGACCCGGGAGCAGGCCCTGGCCCTGGTGGCGGGGATCCGCTGCCCGACCCAGGCCATACTGGGGGAGGGCGGCTACCTGGCCCAGCACCCGCAGCGGGTGGCCGAGGACTGCGCCGCCCTGGGTGAGCACGAGCTGCATTGGCTGCCCGGCGGGCACCACCTGCACCTGGAGCATCCCGAGCCGGTGGCGAAACTGATTTACAAAATGATAACCTGA
- the fadD gene encoding long-chain-fatty-acid--CoA ligase FadD — protein sequence MEKIWLNSYPADVPAEIDPDHYESLLEIFEQSCRTYSDQCAYVNMGQELTYRKMEEQSRAFAAYLQQELKLPQGSRVALMMPNLLQYPIALFGILRAGMVAVNVNPLYTPRELQHQLVDAGAEAIVIVSNFAHTLEEVVAHTPVKHVILTKLGDQLSAPKRTLVNFVVKYVKKMVPKYHLPGATSLRKALAKGKHLQYVKPVVTGEDLAFLQYTGGTTGVSKGAMLTHRNMVANLEQATAIVGPMLAPGKELIVTALPLYHVFALTANCLLFLKYGGKNLLITNPRDIPGFVKELGKYPFTAITAVNTLFNALLNNDDFAKLDFSSLKLVLGGGMAVQRPVAERWQQMTGTAMLEGYGLTECAPLVTVSPYNTTGFTGSIGLPAPSTDIKLMDEQGKEVPLGEPGEMWVKGPQVMKGYWNRPEATNDCLKDGWFATGDIATVDEQGFFRIVDRKKDMILVSGFNVFPNEIEEVVAMHPKVLEVAAVGVPHEASGEVVKIFVVAKDASLTEQELIQHCRDNLTGYKVPKLVEFRDELPKTNVGKILRRALRDEQTQTA from the coding sequence GTGGAAAAGATCTGGCTAAACAGCTACCCGGCCGACGTGCCCGCCGAAATCGATCCCGACCACTATGAGTCGCTCTTGGAGATCTTCGAACAATCCTGCCGCACCTATTCCGATCAGTGCGCCTATGTGAACATGGGGCAGGAGCTGACCTACCGCAAGATGGAAGAGCAGAGCCGTGCCTTTGCCGCCTATCTGCAGCAGGAGCTGAAGCTGCCCCAGGGCAGCCGGGTGGCGCTGATGATGCCGAACCTGCTGCAATACCCCATCGCCCTGTTCGGCATACTGCGCGCCGGCATGGTGGCGGTCAACGTCAACCCCCTCTACACGCCCCGCGAGCTGCAGCACCAGCTCGTTGATGCCGGCGCCGAGGCCATCGTCATCGTCTCCAACTTCGCCCATACCCTGGAAGAAGTGGTGGCCCACACCCCGGTCAAGCACGTGATCCTGACCAAGCTGGGCGACCAGCTGTCCGCGCCCAAGCGCACCCTGGTCAACTTCGTGGTCAAGTACGTCAAGAAGATGGTGCCCAAGTACCACCTGCCCGGCGCCACCAGCCTGCGCAAGGCCCTGGCCAAGGGCAAGCACCTGCAGTACGTCAAGCCGGTCGTGACCGGCGAGGATCTGGCCTTCCTGCAGTACACCGGCGGTACCACCGGCGTTTCCAAGGGCGCCATGCTCACCCACCGCAACATGGTGGCCAACCTGGAGCAGGCCACGGCCATCGTCGGCCCCATGCTGGCCCCGGGCAAGGAGCTGATCGTCACCGCCCTGCCGCTCTACCATGTGTTCGCGCTGACCGCCAACTGCCTGTTGTTCCTGAAATACGGCGGCAAGAACCTGCTGATCACCAACCCCAGGGACATCCCCGGCTTCGTCAAGGAGCTGGGCAAGTATCCCTTCACCGCCATCACCGCCGTGAACACCCTGTTCAACGCCCTGCTCAACAACGACGACTTCGCCAAGCTGGATTTCTCCAGCCTGAAGCTGGTGCTGGGTGGCGGCATGGCCGTGCAGCGCCCGGTGGCGGAGCGCTGGCAGCAGATGACAGGCACCGCCATGCTCGAAGGCTACGGCCTCACCGAATGCGCGCCCCTGGTCACCGTCAGCCCCTACAACACCACCGGCTTCACCGGCAGCATCGGCCTGCCGGCGCCCAGTACCGACATCAAGCTGATGGACGAGCAGGGCAAGGAAGTGCCCCTGGGCGAGCCGGGCGAGATGTGGGTCAAGGGACCCCAGGTGATGAAGGGCTACTGGAACCGCCCGGAAGCCACCAATGACTGCCTCAAGGACGGCTGGTTCGCCACCGGCGATATCGCCACCGTGGACGAGCAGGGCTTCTTCCGCATCGTCGACCGCAAGAAGGACATGATCCTGGTGTCCGGCTTCAACGTCTTCCCCAACGAAATAGAGGAAGTGGTGGCCATGCACCCCAAGGTGCTGGAAGTGGCCGCCGTGGGCGTACCCCACGAGGCCTCGGGCGAAGTGGTGAAGATCTTCGTGGTGGCCAAGGACGCCAGCCTTACCGAGCAGGAGCTGATCCAGCACTGCCGGGACAATCTCACCGGCTACAAGGTGCCGAAGCTGGTAGAATTCCGCGACGAACTGCCGAAGACCAATGTGGGCAAGATCCTGAGGCGTGCGCTTCGGGACGAACAGACCCAGACAGCATAA
- the rnd gene encoding ribonuclease D produces the protein MKFITTARGLEDCIAALDNGKPLAMDTEFMRTRTYYAQLALLQFTTGDDVFLVDPLAIDDLQPLWDFLAGPQTKVLHACGEDLEVLPCDMAPLFDTQVAATFTGLGMSLGYAGLVKHFFDVELDKGQSRTDWMKRPLSEAQLRYCVNDVIYLPNAQQRLSEALERLGRTAWFEDECNRQLRLRGREPALDKAYLEVKNAWLLSRRELGVLKVLAAWRLDSAKRRDMAVGHVLKDDQLWALAKDQPQSRSALKQLELPPVVLRKFGDELLEMVGRGLALDEEQLPGRIERIIDLPKYKERLAELKAQVARAAAETDLPEAFIGSKKLLHEVLHYRHRLNDQEREQAAKPVLMTGWRQELVTLDV, from the coding sequence GTGAAGTTCATCACCACCGCCCGGGGCCTTGAAGACTGTATCGCCGCCCTGGACAACGGCAAGCCCCTGGCCATGGACACCGAGTTCATGCGCACCCGCACCTACTACGCCCAGCTGGCGCTGTTGCAGTTCACCACGGGCGACGACGTCTTCCTGGTCGATCCCCTGGCCATCGACGATCTGCAGCCGCTGTGGGATTTCCTGGCCGGCCCCCAGACCAAGGTGCTGCACGCCTGCGGCGAGGATCTGGAGGTGCTGCCCTGCGACATGGCGCCGCTGTTCGACACCCAAGTCGCCGCCACCTTCACCGGCCTGGGCATGTCCCTGGGCTATGCCGGCCTGGTGAAGCATTTCTTCGACGTGGAGTTGGACAAGGGCCAGTCCCGCACCGACTGGATGAAAAGGCCCCTGAGCGAGGCCCAGCTTCGGTATTGCGTCAACGACGTCATCTACCTGCCGAACGCCCAGCAGCGCCTGAGCGAAGCGCTGGAGCGCCTGGGCCGCACCGCCTGGTTCGAGGACGAGTGCAACCGCCAACTGCGTCTGCGCGGCCGGGAGCCGGCCCTGGACAAGGCCTACCTGGAGGTGAAGAACGCCTGGCTGCTCAGCCGCCGGGAGCTGGGGGTGCTCAAGGTGCTGGCCGCCTGGCGCCTGGACAGCGCCAAGCGCCGCGACATGGCGGTCGGCCATGTGCTCAAGGACGACCAGCTCTGGGCCCTGGCCAAGGATCAGCCCCAGAGCCGCAGCGCCCTGAAGCAGCTGGAGCTGCCGCCCGTGGTGCTGCGCAAGTTCGGCGACGAGCTGCTGGAGATGGTCGGCAGGGGCCTGGCCCTGGACGAGGAGCAGCTGCCCGGGCGTATCGAGCGCATCATCGATCTGCCCAAATACAAGGAGCGCCTGGCCGAACTCAAGGCCCAGGTGGCCAGGGCCGCGGCCGAGACCGACCTGCCGGAGGCCTTCATCGGCTCCAAGAAGCTGCTGCACGAGGTGCTGCACTACCGTCATCGCCTCAACGACCAGGAGCGGGAGCAGGCCGCCAAACCGGTGCTGATGACCGGCTG